The genomic window ACGCAAGCCCGTCGGCGACCAGAAATACGGGTCCGTCCTGATCGCCCGGTTCATCAGCACCCTGCTCAAGGAAGGCAAGAAATCGACCGCCGAGCGGATCGTCTACGGCGCCATGGAGCAGGTCCTGGCCAAGACCAAGGAAGACCCCATGAAGGCCTTCGAAAAGGCCATCGACAACGTCCGGCCCCTGCTGGAGACCAAGTCCCGCCGGGTCGGCGGCGCCACCTACCAGGTTCCGATCGAGGTCGACACCAATCGGTCGATTTCCGTCGGCTGCCGCTGGCTGATCCACTACGCCGAGGAGCGCGGCGGCCGGACCATGACCGACAAGCTGACGGCCGAGATCCTCGACGCCCTGGGCAACAAGGGCGGCGCCGTCAAGAAACGCGAAGACACCCATAAAATGGCGGAGGCCAACCGGGCCTTTGCCCATTATCGTTGGTGATCTTATATATGTTCGAATCCCGTATCGGAGCAGCTGACATTCGACGGATGAGCGAGCGATGTGATGACGCGACCCTATCC from Candidatus Aminicenantes bacterium includes these protein-coding regions:
- the rpsG gene encoding 30S ribosomal protein S7 translates to MPRRGTIKKRKPVGDQKYGSVLIARFISTLLKEGKKSTAERIVYGAMEQVLAKTKEDPMKAFEKAIDNVRPLLETKSRRVGGATYQVPIEVDTNRSISVGCRWLIHYAEERGGRTMTDKLTAEILDALGNKGGAVKKREDTHKMAEANRAFAHYRW